The following DNA comes from Mucilaginibacter jinjuensis.
CCCCAGGTAAACAGAAAAAACCGCTCAAGATGGGGTCTGCTTTCCACATACTCCACAACATATTTTGCACAATCTGTACTCAACATCCAAAACATCGACTTGCCGTAAGGCTTTAAATCTCCGGGCAATTTTCGTTTAGGTGTAAAAAAGTTAACAAATCTTTCCAGGCTGTATTTGCCCCTGAAAGTGAAATTAACAAAGTGATATTTTGTTATGCGTGGCAATGCTTCCAGCCATTGTTCTTCAATATTTTCAAACTCAATAAATTCTTTTCCTTTGTTGCGCTCAAAAAAGTTGACCATATAGTCAGCCGATTTTATGGGATAATCCTGGCCGCTAATAAAGTTAATATAGTCGTAACTTATTCCTGTAGAGGCAATTTCCTTAATACATTTAAAAGTAGCCTTAATGGTATTGTATCCAGCCCAACGTACATCTTCGCGGTTATGAACCAGAAAAACATTAGGGTACTGTTGTAAATACAGGTAGGGTTTTATACTGAATTTCTTATCAACGTGTATATAGAAATCAAACTCCGGATGTGATAAACGTTTAATTAAGCGCTCAGTCAGTTTGGGGTTAGTGTAAGTAAGTATCAGATGGGCGACTTTCATTATAGTTAATAGTACGACAAATTTTATACGGCGGTTTTCGCAATAGTCTCTCTATGGATAACAATATCGTGCCAAATATCATTAAAGTTGTAACACGTGATATTGGGATGATAAATTGAACAAAGTGAACAAAATTTGTTGTCGAAGTAATGAAATCAATGTTAAATTATTGGGATGTAACAGATATATTATATCTTTAAGATAATTATAAACCATGCTTTGCTAAACCAATACAGCGGGGCTGCCTAATTATTGAAAGAAAATGCCTTACATTCCATTAGATGATAAGCTACCCGGAATTACCGGATTATTAAACTATAGGCTGGATAGTGCATTGCCTATACGAGAACTTACCCAGATTTTATTGCGCGGTGAATCAACCTTAACCGAAGGCGAGCGCGAGTTAATTGCCACCGTTGTTTCACATGGCAATGAATGTCGCTTTTGCACAGCTGCGCATACCGCAGCGGCTGATGCGTTTTTAGGTGAAACCGAAACATCAGAAAAAGTAAAGAACGACCCTGATTATGCGCCCGTAAGCGTTAAAATGAAATTTTTACTGGAGATTGCCCGCAAAGTGCAGGTTAACGGTAAAAACGTAACATCCGAGCTGGTTGATTTAGCCAAAGAGGCTGGTGCCACAGACAGGGAGATACACGATACTGTACTGATTGCCGCTTTGTTTAGCTTATACAACCGTTATGTTGATGGTTTAAACTCAGTAACACCGTCTGTTGAATCAGGATTTTACGATCGCCTGGGCGGTATATTAAAAACAAGCGGTTATCTGCCTTTCGAAAACCGCTACGCGGCTTTACAGGCAGAACCTGTGGCCCAATAATGTAAGTGATGACGATTAAGAACAAGAGCCGCCTCTTCTGGATAGGGATTTTAATGCTGCTGATACCAGGTCTAGTGCATGCTTATTTACTGATGCCTTTTCCGGGCAGCCAGGATCTGGAGGCGATCACCGTATCGTATTATCTCGAAAAAATTGTACTGCCTTTACGGATATTCGGCGGCGGGTTAGTGCTGTGGTATCTTATTGTGTTTTTTAGCAAAGATACCCGCTGGCAAATGATGAGGAAAGTGGTGGCGCTGCTAGTATGTGTTGTTATTTATTGCATAACCGATGTGCAGTATAAAGCCGAAAAAATGTTCGAAGAGCCGCATGCTGTAGTTTTTGCCAACGCCCTGCAAAATAAGGTGCCTCAGGGCTATGTAATATTGGGCGTGGTGCATAACGGTGTGGCCAAGGCTTACCCATTAGTTTATCTGGGCTATCACCATAAAGTGCAGGATAACGTAGGGAATGAACCAGTATTGGTAACCTACTGTACCATGTGCCGCACCGGTAGGGTTTATAGTCCGCTTATTAACGGTAAACGTGAAAACTTTAGATTGGTAGGGGCGCGGCACTATAATGCCGTTATTGAAGACGAAAGCACAGGTAGCTGGTGGTATCAGGCCACGGGCAAAGCTGCTGTGGGCAAACTAAAAGGTTCATCGCTGCAGGAACTTAATTACGAGCAAACCACGCTGGAGGCATGGCTGCAAAGGCATCCCGAATCGCTGATTATGCAGCCGGATAATTTTTTTGCTAAAGATTATGCTGACCTTAAAAACTACGACCGCCGGCAGCCTGTGGATAAAGACAGCCTGTTGAAAAACAAGGATTCGTTGGTGCGGAAGAGCTGGGTAATTGGCGTAATTACAAACGGCAAGGAAAAAGCTTACGATTGGAGGGCCTTACATAAACAAGGCATACTGAATGATAGTTTAGGTAAGGCCAGTTTATTGATCAGTGTAGAAAGAGACAGCCTGAATTTCCATGTGCTGAATAGGGTGGTAGATAATAAGCCGCTGCATTTCAGTCTGAGTTCGGCAGATGTACTTACTGATACTGAAACGGGATCTGTTTGGAACTGGGATGGTCTTTGTACCGGTGGTAAACTAAAAGGCAAACAATTAACGGTTGTGCAGGCATACCAGGAGTATTGGCATTCATGGCATCACTTTCATCCGGCAACTACGTTATGGCATGGTAACAATGTGGCCTTGCATTTGGCTAAATTATAATCATTAAAGGGCATAATATTATTAGCTTCTATAATTAACAAGGCTCATTTTAGTAATACCAATTTAATGACCCATGATGAAGCTGAATTTGCTTTTTGCAATGCTGGTATGTTTTACCCATTCTGTTTTTGCGCAAACATTTAATATTAAAGATTACGGCGCCATTGCCGATGGCAAAACGGTTAATACCATTGCTATTCAAAAAACTATTGATGCGGCAAGTGCAAATGGAGGAGGGACTGTTGATGTACCTGCCGGAATTTTTGTAACAGGCACTATCCATCTTAAAAGTAATATCAACCTAAATTTCGAAAGCGGTGCGGTATTAAAAGGCAGCCCTAATCTGCAGGATTATGTAAGTTATACCATGCCGGTTTATGGCCTAAACTATTACGGTATGCTTTATACTACCGATGCCGAAAACGTTTCGATAACCGGTTTAGGCACTATCGATGGCAATAATCCGGCTTTTCATGATTTTACCAAGGCAAAAAAGATTGATGCCGAAAGCAGCAAACTAACCCGCCAGAAAGAAAATTATCGCCATGTAGAAAGCGGCATAGGTGATGGCCCGGTTGTACCGAATAAAGACCGCCCACACCAGATGGTGATCTTCTCTAATTGCAAAAATGTACACATCCGCGATGTATCTTTAATTAACTCGCCATTCTGGACTTTGCACATTGCTGATTGCGATGCTGTGAATATTTCTGACATCCGTTTATGGAGCGGTATCCTGGTGCCTAATGCCGATGGCATTGATGTAACCAGTTCGAGCAATGTAGTGATTAAAGGCTGCGATATTCGTGCCGGCGATGATGCCATTATTGTGGCAGGCTATGATCATCATTTCGAGATCCCTGGTTTTAAGCGCATTAAACATGTGTCTGAAAACGTTGTTATTTCGGATTGTAACCTGCAATCGTATTCGAGCGGTCTCCGTATCGGTTTTCTTGATCAAAATACCGTGCGCAATGTGCATGTAAGCCATGTTAACATCACCAACTCAACCCGTGGTATTGGCATATTTCTGCGTGATGAAGGCTCGCTGGAAAATATCACCTTCTCGGATATGCACATCGAAACCCATCTGCACACCGGCGACTGGTGGGGCAATGGCGAACCCATCCATATTTCGGCAGTACGTGGTAAAGAGCATGTGAAGATGGGAGTGATCAAAAATATCGAATTCAACAACATCAGCTGTACCGGCGAAAATGGTATGCTGATCTACGGCTGTATTGAAAGCGTGATACA
Coding sequences within:
- a CDS encoding glycoside hydrolase family 28 protein — protein: MMKLNLLFAMLVCFTHSVFAQTFNIKDYGAIADGKTVNTIAIQKTIDAASANGGGTVDVPAGIFVTGTIHLKSNINLNFESGAVLKGSPNLQDYVSYTMPVYGLNYYGMLYTTDAENVSITGLGTIDGNNPAFHDFTKAKKIDAESSKLTRQKENYRHVESGIGDGPVVPNKDRPHQMVIFSNCKNVHIRDVSLINSPFWTLHIADCDAVNISDIRLWSGILVPNADGIDVTSSSNVVIKGCDIRAGDDAIIVAGYDHHFEIPGFKRIKHVSENVVISDCNLQSYSSGLRIGFLDQNTVRNVHVSHVNITNSTRGIGIFLRDEGSLENITFSDMHIETHLHTGDWWGNGEPIHISAVRGKEHVKMGVIKNIEFNNISCTGENGMLIYGCIESVIQDVRLNNVSFQIQNSKLNDVAGGNIDMRGALYSKDQLFSSDISGLLAHYVDGLSINNFRLTWDSTITQPYFTNGISADHFKNLSILNFKGSTAPHNTKVAVLALSNGNGVETDVKNVSQFNVTGFKVSK
- a CDS encoding DUF3179 domain-containing (seleno)protein — protein: MTIKNKSRLFWIGILMLLIPGLVHAYLLMPFPGSQDLEAITVSYYLEKIVLPLRIFGGGLVLWYLIVFFSKDTRWQMMRKVVALLVCVVIYCITDVQYKAEKMFEEPHAVVFANALQNKVPQGYVILGVVHNGVAKAYPLVYLGYHHKVQDNVGNEPVLVTYCTMCRTGRVYSPLINGKRENFRLVGARHYNAVIEDESTGSWWYQATGKAAVGKLKGSSLQELNYEQTTLEAWLQRHPESLIMQPDNFFAKDYADLKNYDRRQPVDKDSLLKNKDSLVRKSWVIGVITNGKEKAYDWRALHKQGILNDSLGKASLLISVERDSLNFHVLNRVVDNKPLHFSLSSADVLTDTETGSVWNWDGLCTGGKLKGKQLTVVQAYQEYWHSWHHFHPATTLWHGNNVALHLAKL
- a CDS encoding carboxymuconolactone decarboxylase family protein, giving the protein MPYIPLDDKLPGITGLLNYRLDSALPIRELTQILLRGESTLTEGERELIATVVSHGNECRFCTAAHTAAADAFLGETETSEKVKNDPDYAPVSVKMKFLLEIARKVQVNGKNVTSELVDLAKEAGATDREIHDTVLIAALFSLYNRYVDGLNSVTPSVESGFYDRLGGILKTSGYLPFENRYAALQAEPVAQ
- a CDS encoding beta-1,6-N-acetylglucosaminyltransferase, which gives rise to MKVAHLILTYTNPKLTERLIKRLSHPEFDFYIHVDKKFSIKPYLYLQQYPNVFLVHNREDVRWAGYNTIKATFKCIKEIASTGISYDYINFISGQDYPIKSADYMVNFFERNKGKEFIEFENIEEQWLEALPRITKYHFVNFTFRGKYSLERFVNFFTPKRKLPGDLKPYGKSMFWMLSTDCAKYVVEYVESRPHLERFFLFTWGSDEFIFQTVLMNSEHKDKLVNNDFRYIDWSAGGSHPKTLNIQDFEALKNTDDLFARKFNANADSKLLDMLDQL